CTGCAACAGTGTCATGTGGTAATAATTCACATCCTAAAGCACCTAAAGAATTAATAAATCAAATAGAATTTCACAATGATTTAAAACTTACAGCTGAAGAAGTTGCAAATATTCCTAAAATAGCTGTAATTCCAGATGGTAATTTATATGATAAATCATTTCATCAATCAGGATGAGAAGGAGTTATCGGTTTTGCTGAATATAATAATATTCCTTTTGAAAAATATGATGCTTATGAAATAACAGGAAGTACATTAACTGAACAATATGAAGCAGCTCTTAATTCAGGAGCTAAAATTTTTGTTTTGGTAGGATTTGATAATCAAGCTCCATTTACAGAATTTTATAAAAAGAATAAACAAAAATTCATTGATGAAAAAATTGTTGTTTTAACTGTTGATTTTGCCACAGATGCACAAGAAACAAAAGGTTCTGTAATTAGTTTATTGTATGATACAAAACCAGCAGCTTTTATGGCTGGATATGCCGCTGGGGAATATTATAGTAATTTAGAAGAAAGTAAAAGAACATACTCAACTTTTGGTGGCCAAACTTTTGAGGGCGTAACTGATTATATGGAAGGATTTATGAAAGGTATTTATTATTGAAATACTCAAAATCCAACTAAAAAATTAACTTGAGCTGCAAATGATAATAATGTATATACAAATGCTTTGTTTAATATAAATGATAACAACAAACAAAGTGAAGTAAATAATTTTGTTATTAGTCACAAACCTGGAATTATTTTAGGTGTTGGTGGATTATGAACACAATGAGTATCAAGTCAACAATCAGTAGATGTTGTAGTAGGAGTGGATACAGATCAAGCTCTAGCAGATATTGCTTCAAGTCATAAATACTTCACTTCAATTTTTAAAAATATAGCTCAGTCAGTTTATGAAGTATTATCTTACTATGTTAAAGACCAATTTAATAAATTAGATAATTTTTCTTTAGGCTCAGAAAATGTTGTTATTAAAAGAAGCTATGAAGAAAAATGAGTAGATATTTCTAAAACTCACTTAACTACTAACAATGCTGATAAAGCTACAACAGCAATTAAAAATGCTCACAGTGTATATGAAAATCTTTCGGAAGAATTAAAAAATTGAATTAGAAGCCAAAAAGCAACTATAGATTCAGAAGAAATAAGTGATATACAAACTCGTTTAAACGCTTTAGCACAAGCAACAAAATAAAAATAAATTAAAGGTAAATAAAATATATGAAAAAATTAAAATTTTTACTCCCACTTACATTGACAACTACTTTGATTACACCTGCTTTAGTTATAGCATGTAAAAAAGAAGAAGAAATTAAACCAGAGGAACCTGTTAATCCATCAACTCCAGAAACTCCAAAAGATCCAACAGATAATACTCCAAGTGAACAAAATAAAGCTTTAGAAACTGCTAAAACTAATTTACAAAAAGAATTAGCTAAAGTTACCAGTGAATTAGAAAAATCACTAACCAAATTTTCTAATTTAGAAGTTTTAAATAAAATTAAAGAAACTAAATCAGCTGCAGAAACAATTTTAGCTGAAGGAACTAATTTAGAAAAAATTAATGAAAATACTAATGCTTTAAATCTTGTAATACAAGAAGCAACAACATTAATTAAAACTAACACTGACGCTTTAAATAGCTTAACTAATAATTTAACTAATTCTAAGAAATTACTTGATATTTTAAAAGAAAATTCAACAAGTAAAATTCAATTACAAGCAATTTATAATGATGCAGAAAAAGAAACAAAAGCTGAAGTAACTACTTTAGAAAAAATTCAAACTAATAATAAAGAATTACATAAACAATTTATATTAGTTAAAAATTCTCGTGATTTTTTAATTGCTGATACTGAAGATAAAGCAACTTCATTTAGTTTTGAAGAATTAGAAGCTCAAAAAGCTAAAGAATTAAAAACAACTATTGAAAAAGCAGTAGATGCTAATTCAAAATATGAAGTAGGAGAAAGAGCACCATATACTTTTGTTTATGATTATCAAGGTAAAAGAATAGTTCTTTTCGAAGGCAGAGTAAGTTGAAGAGATGGTAGTTATACCGTTATTCTAAATATTAAAGCTGATGAATTATTACCTAATGGAGAACAATTGATTAATGCTATTGATCCATTAAGCAATAGAGGAAATTTAAGTACATTTTTAGATGCTGGTATTTTAGATGGTAAATTAGTTCTTAGATTTAAAACAGGTATTTATCCAAAAACCATTAATGAAAATTCTGATTTTCATGCAGCTATTGATTTAAATATTTTATTAACACAAGAAGAAGTTAAAAAAGCCGTTGAAAATGCTTTAAATGATATTACTAGATTATTTAGTATAGCTAATGTAAATGATGGTGATACCGATTATAAATCACAATTAGAAACTTTAAAACAAGAAGCTGAAAAAATTAAAGGTGAAGAATTTAAAGTTGCAGAAGCTACAGCATTTTTAACTAAATATGACAAAATTAAAAAAGATTATGGTTTAGCTTTAACAAATAATATTCTTACTATGATTAATCCAACTTTATCTAAGTATCAAAATATAGCTAATGAAAAAACTAATGCTGATAAAGAAGCATTACAAACTTTAAGTCAAAATCTTGATGTAAATACTATTCTTAAAAATGATAATTATAGAAATACTTATGATCAAGCTAGAAAATTAGTTTTACAATTGGAAAATAAATATGAAGAAGTAATTTTAGAACAAGAGAAAAAGAACGGTCAAGAAGTAGCAGAAAAATTAACTACTAAATTAGAAGAATTAAAAGCTAAATATACTGATGAAAAATATAAATCTAATTTAGAAAGTCTTACTAAAACTGTAGAAGAACTTAAAAAAACTTATACTGAAAAAGGTATAAATGAAAATAGAATGGTTCAAGCTCTTAGATTTGTTGAGAGAATGGAAGAATTAATAACCAAAAATGTTACTAGTGAAAATTAATTTAATAGTTTAACAAAAAAATCACACAAAAATTGTGTGATTTTTTTGTTAAAAATAAAAAGTTAGCAAACACTATACTTCTTGATGTGGCTGCTCCATTTCTGACCTGACCAGATTACAAGGTTATAGTTTTACTAACAAATAAATTATAACAATAATTATTATTTTTATGAAAAAAAATAAAAAGTTTCATAATTTAACTTATAATAAGTTTATGAAAAAAATTAATTATAAAATTTTGGCAGAAAAAGCAAATGTTTCAATTAGCAGTGTCAGTCGTTATTTTAATAGTGGTTATATTAGCAAAAAAACTGAATTAAAAGTTGAACAAGCTTTAAAAGATCTGAATTATGATTTTTATTTAAATTCACAAACAAATAATAAAACTCCGCTTTCAGATACTATAGTTGTTTTTTTATCAAACGAATATAATAATAATTTTTATGATATTTTGCAAGGAATAAATTATTCAGCTCAAGCAAAAGATAAAAAAGTTTTAAGTTATTTTGTAGATAAAAATCGTGATAAAGCAAAAAAATTATTTATTAAAATAAGAAGCCAATTACCTTTTGCAATTATATTTTTCAATCAAAATTTAATAATTAATAAATTGTTTAATGAAATTTTTACAAAAAAACAAAACGAAAATGTCAAAATTTTACTCTTTAATACCTTGAGTGATCATTTTAGTTCTTTACAAGTCGATTATATTAAACCTTTTCAACAATTAGTTGTTTTATTATCGCCTAATTTAAATGCTTCAACAAATAAAATTATTTATTTAGATGATATTAATGACAATGAACGTTTAAGATTTTATAAAAAAGAAGGTTTTTCTCAAGGGATGTTAAGTATTGAAAAAGAACCATTTTTTCTTGAATTTAATCCTAAAAGTAAAGAATCAATAATAAAAATAAGTAATTCTATTTTATTAAATGATTATAAATATATTATATGTTCATCGCATGAAGCTTATTTAGCTTTAGCTCACATAAGAGAATTAAAAAACTTTTATTTAACAGATATAGGACCAGCAAATTATTTTGATTTTTTTCCACGATATAATTATAAAATCTTAGAAGATTGATTTCATATTGGTATTCAAATGGAAAGAATGTTAACAACAAAAGTACCAACTGAAACAAAAATTTTTGTTCTTAAACATTCAGGAAAAATTATCAAAAATGATGAAATTTAAAAACAGATATATAAACTAATATCTAAAAGTTATTTTTAAATAACTTAAATTAAGTTTAAATATATCTGTTTTTTTATTTCGATTAATCAATTTTTTCTTCGAAAAGTGTAATAGTTTCCAATTGTTTACTAATATCTTTTTTAGTTTTATCAGCATCCATTGCTTTAGCAGTTATTGTCAGTTGTTTGTAAGATTTATTAAATATAGTAACAATATCCATTAATATTTTTTTATTGTCATTATGTTGTTTTATTAATTTACTAATATTATCAGCCATATTGTTATATGAAATATAAACGTTATTTAAATATTTTTTTACTTTTTCAAAAGCATCTTCACTTTTGCTTTGTCTTATAAGACTTTTAATTTGATCGATATATCAAAAAATAGTTGTAGGAGAAACAAATAAAATTTGTGGATTTTTTTCCATTAATTTTCTAGTTATATCGTTAGAAATCATAAAAATATAAATAGCCTCACTAGGAATAAACATTAAAGCTTTTTTTATTACTGACTCATCAGTTATATATTTTTCTATTTCCTTTATTCTTTGATCTAATTGATTAGTAAATTCTTTCAAATTTTTATCATTAGGATTTTTTAAATAATTTAAATAACTTGAAGCTTGGAATTTAGAATCAACAGGAATAATAATTTTTTTATTGTCAGCATTATGTGTAAAAATAGCCAAATCAACAATTAAATTATCTTTAATTTTATATTGAGTTTTAAACATTCCATCAATACTATCATCTTCGCCATAATGATCACTTATAATATCATTTAATAATTTTTCACCAACGACACCGATGCTTTTATTATTTTTAAAAATATCATTGATGTCTTTTATTTCGTTTTTTACTTCTTCTAATATTGATATATTTTTATTGACTTCATTTATTTTTTCTACTGTTTGTGAAAATTCATTTTTTATATTTTCATTAATATTATTTGCTAATTTATTTGTTACTTCTTGTCTTATTGTGTCTAAGTTTTCTTTTTGATTATTTTTAATTTCATTAAAAGAATCATTTAAATCTTTTTTAAGTACTTTAAAAACAGAATTTTCACTTGAAAGAATATTTTTTCTTAGTTCTTCTTCAAAAGAATTGAAATTATTTTTTAAATTAATTTCTAAATCTTTTTGATTTCTATGAAATTCTTTAATTAATTCTAATTGTTTTTTTGCCAAATCAGTTTCATTATCTTTTAATAACTGATTAAATCTGTTATCAATAGTTTTACTAATATTATCAATTAAATTTATTTCAATATTTTTAATCTTTTCATTGTCTTTTAATTCCATTTTTTTTATTTTTCTTTTATTTAATAAAAAAATAACAACAAAAAATGTAATAGTTATTAGTAATAATATTAACATTATTACTATAATAAGATTTAAAATCGTAGTTGTCAAATTATCTCCTTTGTGTTATTATATTATTATGCATTATACTAAATTATATTCTGCAATTCTTGCGCAAAAAGATAATCTAGTTCATATACATAATCAATCTTTTTATGTTTTATTGGGTATTATTTTACTAATTATTATTGGTGTTCTAATTACTTTTATTCTTTATTTACATTTTTTTCAAAAACATGTTCATTCAGATTGAATAAGTTATATAAAAAATAAAAATTTAAACTTAGAAAATAACAATAATCAAAAGAAAAATTATATTAAATATAATATTTACATTGTTATTTTAACTTTATTATCATTAACTATTTTTATAATTTTAGCTACTATTTCCTTTGATTTATTATATAGTTTATTTATATAAAAAATTCCTTTTTTAACTGTTTAATAGTTATTTTAGGAATTTTTTAATTTAAATAATTTTTTATTTTTTGAATATATTTTTCTTGATCTTTTTGTTTTATTTCTTCTCTTTTATCTTTTTTAGTCAAGCCTATTACTAAAGCTATTTCGAGTTTAACAATATTTTTATTATTAAAATAAAGTTTAACAGGAATGATTGTAGAACTATTTAAACGATTTAATTTACTATTTAGTCTTATTAATTCATTTTTATGTAATAATAATTTTCTTTCTCTATTTTCATCGTTTTTTTGTAACATATAACTTTTAAAATTAGCATTATAAAGAAATAATTCATTTTTTCTAAAAAAACAATAAGAATTAGTTAAATTAACTGTTTTAGCCCTTGCGCTTTTAGCTTCTCATCCTTGTAAAACTATGCCACATTCATATTTATCAATAATTTTATAATTATGTAAACCACGTCGATTATCACTAACAATATTCATATAGTTATTATATAAAATAATAAATTAGTAAATAAAAAATCCGTTTATACGGATTTATAAATGTTTTTCAACGTGTTTTACAAAAGCAGGATAAGGCAAATAACCTAAACCAGGTTGTACCATTTTCCCGTCTTTAAAAATAAATCAAGTTGGCATTGAAGTTACATTAAATTCTTTTGCTAAATCTTGATTTTGATCAACATCCACTCTAAAAACAGGAATATTATTTTTAGCAACTAATTCATCTAAAGTGATTTTAAACATTTTGCATGGAGGACATCACACAGCGTGAAAAACTAGTACATATACACCTTCTGTTTTGCTAAATTGTTCTTTATATTCTTGAGTTGTAATTTCTTTTAACATTTGGCCTCCTTTATAAATTAATTTTATAATATTTTTTTAAATTCAAAAAGTTATTTTTTGTATAAAAAAATGCTGAAAAATTAACTTTTTGCTGTTTTTTGAAAAATATATTTAATACTTTATTTTTCTAAAAAAAGTATTTATTTTCTATGATAAAAAAAAAAAAAAAAAAAAAACTAAAAAAAACATATAATTTAATTATATTAATATATTCCAAATTAAATAATTTAAAGTAAACGATAAAAATATAAATCAAATATTTTCATAAAATATATTAATATCAAATTTTATAATTATATACGTATATAAATTAAAGGAAAATCTATATGAAAAAAAGTAAATTAGTTGGTTCAGCATTTGCTTTATTAACAGGTGCATCTGTTGTCGCTGTTCCTTTAACTACTATTTCTGCTACTAATAATGAAACTCAAAATCTTGAAATAGTTAAATATTTTTTAAATGGCGATAATTTTGAAGTTCAAAAAAAACAATTAATTGATTCATTTGAGAAAAAAATTGCTGATTTAAAAACTAAATACCCAAATATAATAAATTGAGGTAAAGAATGATCAGATAAACAGAATCAAATTTTAAGTACTTATTCACAAATAATGAAACAACAAGTACAACAAAATCAATTTGCTGCTGCTTTTCAACTTTATGATATAGTTAATCAAGGTCTTGCGAGTTTTAAAACTCAAGAACAATATTTAACACAAATAGGTGAATTATTAAAATCATTTCCAGATTCAGTTAAATTTGTAGAACAAGTACAATCTCAATTAAATGGCCAAAATTTTGCTCCTTCACAATTGTTAGCTAATTATATAGAAGTTGTTAAACAACACAGTGATTATTTAAAAAGAACTAATGAAACTAAACAAACTGAATGAAATAAAAAACAAGCTAATTGAGATAAAAAAGTTCAAGAATTGCGTGATTACATTGTTAAAGATCAACAAAATGCAAGTAAAACTTTTGTTA
Above is a window of Mycoplasma sp. 1018B DNA encoding:
- a CDS encoding co-chaperone YbbN, whose protein sequence is MLKEITTQEYKEQFSKTEGVYVLVFHAVWCPPCKMFKITLDELVAKNNIPVFRVDVDQNQDLAKEFNVTSMPTWFIFKDGKMVQPGLGYLPYPAFVKHVEKHL
- the rmuC gene encoding DNA recombination protein RmuC — translated: MTTTILNLIIVIMLILLLITITFFVVIFLLNKRKIKKMELKDNEKIKNIEINLIDNISKTIDNRFNQLLKDNETDLAKKQLELIKEFHRNQKDLEINLKNNFNSFEEELRKNILSSENSVFKVLKKDLNDSFNEIKNNQKENLDTIRQEVTNKLANNINENIKNEFSQTVEKINEVNKNISILEEVKNEIKDINDIFKNNKSIGVVGEKLLNDIISDHYGEDDSIDGMFKTQYKIKDNLIVDLAIFTHNADNKKIIIPVDSKFQASSYLNYLKNPNDKNLKEFTNQLDQRIKEIEKYITDESVIKKALMFIPSEAIYIFMISNDITRKLMEKNPQILFVSPTTIFWYIDQIKSLIRQSKSEDAFEKVKKYLNNVYISYNNMADNISKLIKQHNDNKKILMDIVTIFNKSYKQLTITAKAMDADKTKKDISKQLETITLFEEKID
- the smpB gene encoding SsrA-binding protein, whose amino-acid sequence is MNIVSDNRRGLHNYKIIDKYECGIVLQGWEAKSARAKTVNLTNSYCFFRKNELFLYNANFKSYMLQKNDENRERKLLLHKNELIRLNSKLNRLNSSTIIPVKLYFNNKNIVKLEIALVIGLTKKDKREEIKQKDQEKYIQKIKNYLN
- a CDS encoding BMP family ABC transporter substrate-binding protein is translated as MKNYIKKLLLGTSLISPLTVLAATVSCGNNSHPKAPKELINQIEFHNDLKLTAEEVANIPKIAVIPDGNLYDKSFHQSGWEGVIGFAEYNNIPFEKYDAYEITGSTLTEQYEAALNSGAKIFVLVGFDNQAPFTEFYKKNKQKFIDEKIVVLTVDFATDAQETKGSVISLLYDTKPAAFMAGYAAGEYYSNLEESKRTYSTFGGQTFEGVTDYMEGFMKGIYYWNTQNPTKKLTWAANDNNVYTNALFNINDNNKQSEVNNFVISHKPGIILGVGGLWTQWVSSQQSVDVVVGVDTDQALADIASSHKYFTSIFKNIAQSVYEVLSYYVKDQFNKLDNFSLGSENVVIKRSYEEKWVDISKTHLTTNNADKATTAIKNAHSVYENLSEELKNWIRSQKATIDSEEISDIQTRLNALAQATK
- a CDS encoding LacI family DNA-binding transcriptional regulator; translation: MKKINYKILAEKANVSISSVSRYFNSGYISKKTELKVEQALKDLNYDFYLNSQTNNKTPLSDTIVVFLSNEYNNNFYDILQGINYSAQAKDKKVLSYFVDKNRDKAKKLFIKIRSQLPFAIIFFNQNLIINKLFNEIFTKKQNENVKILLFNTLSDHFSSLQVDYIKPFQQLVVLLSPNLNASTNKIIYLDDINDNERLRFYKKEGFSQGMLSIEKEPFFLEFNPKSKESIIKISNSILLNDYKYIICSSHEAYLALAHIRELKNFYLTDIGPANYFDFFPRYNYKILEDWFHIGIQMERMLTTKVPTETKIFVLKHSGKIIKNDEI